The following coding sequences lie in one Streptomyces sp. NBC_00510 genomic window:
- a CDS encoding ATP-dependent Clp protease proteolytic subunit, with the protein MLRPTARHVLPEFTERTSEGVRTMDPYSKLLQERIVLLGTPIDDISANDVMAQLIHLEAAAPEQDISLYINSPGGSFTAMTAIYDTMQFVSCDVSTVCVGQAASAAAVLLAAGAPGKRLMTPGARVLIHQPSFAEVIQGTTADLEIQARELLRRREQLEELLVRHTGQAPERIGADIERDTIFDAPSALDYGLVDRLTLSRKDGAGRAPRALR; encoded by the coding sequence ATGCTTCGACCGACCGCCCGCCACGTCCTGCCCGAGTTCACCGAGCGCACCAGCGAGGGCGTACGGACCATGGACCCGTACTCCAAGCTGCTCCAGGAGCGGATCGTCCTGCTCGGGACGCCCATCGACGACATCTCGGCGAACGACGTGATGGCACAGCTCATCCACCTGGAGGCCGCCGCCCCGGAGCAGGACATCTCGCTCTACATCAACTCTCCCGGCGGGTCCTTCACCGCGATGACCGCGATCTACGACACCATGCAGTTCGTCAGCTGCGACGTGTCGACGGTGTGCGTCGGCCAGGCGGCCTCGGCGGCGGCCGTCCTGCTCGCCGCCGGAGCGCCCGGCAAGCGGCTGATGACCCCCGGCGCGCGGGTGCTGATCCACCAGCCCTCGTTCGCGGAGGTGATCCAGGGCACCACCGCGGACCTGGAGATCCAGGCCCGGGAACTGCTCCGCCGTCGGGAGCAGTTGGAGGAGCTGCTGGTACGCCACACCGGCCAGGCACCGGAGCGCATCGGGGCCGACATCGAACGGGACACCATTTTTGACGCCCCGTCGGCCCTCGACTACGGCCTGGTGGACCGGCTGACGCTGAGCCGCAAGGACGGCGCCGGCCGCGCCCCGCGCGCCCTGCGGTGA
- a CDS encoding type II toxin-antitoxin system Phd/YefM family antitoxin, producing the protein MAHEVPVTQARAELAELINRVVYGGERVVVTRHGKPLVALVSAADLQRLQELDAAPEEAVVSTVSSVRGAVSATGERRRFGIAAEHRGTTDAHHDGA; encoded by the coding sequence ATGGCCCACGAAGTCCCGGTGACACAAGCGCGTGCGGAGCTGGCGGAACTGATCAACCGCGTCGTCTACGGCGGTGAGCGGGTGGTCGTGACGCGTCACGGCAAGCCGCTCGTCGCCCTGGTGTCCGCCGCTGACCTGCAACGACTCCAAGAACTGGATGCCGCTCCCGAGGAGGCGGTGGTCAGTACGGTCTCCTCGGTGCGCGGGGCGGTGTCCGCCACGGGCGAACGCCGCCGGTTCGGCATCGCCGCGGAGCACCGCGGTACGACGGACGCCCACCACGACGGGGCCTGA
- a CDS encoding urease subunit gamma has translation MQLTPHEQERLLVHVAADVAERRRARGLRLNHPEAIALITSHLLEGARDGRSVAELMASGRKVLTRDDVMEGVPEMIHDVQVEATFPDGTKLVTVHEPIV, from the coding sequence ATGCAACTGACCCCCCACGAGCAGGAACGCCTGCTCGTCCATGTCGCCGCGGACGTGGCGGAGAGGCGGCGGGCCAGGGGCCTGAGGCTGAATCACCCGGAGGCCATCGCCCTGATCACCTCGCACCTCCTCGAGGGCGCCCGGGACGGCCGCAGCGTCGCGGAACTCATGGCCTCCGGGCGCAAGGTGCTCACCAGGGACGACGTGATGGAGGGCGTGCCGGAGATGATCCACGACGTCCAGGTCGAGGCCACCTTCCCGGACGGCACCAAGCTCGTCACCGTCCACGAGCCGATCGTCTAG
- a CDS encoding urease subunit beta: protein MIPGEILHAGEPVVLNAGKPVTRLTVLNSADRPVQVGSHYHFAEANPGLVFDRVAARGKRLAVAAGTAVRFEPGIPVEVELVPLGGARIVAGLRGETGGALDG from the coding sequence GTGATTCCCGGGGAGATCCTCCACGCGGGCGAGCCCGTCGTGCTCAACGCGGGCAAGCCGGTCACCCGGCTGACCGTGCTCAACTCCGCCGACCGGCCGGTCCAGGTCGGTTCCCACTACCACTTCGCCGAGGCCAACCCGGGTCTCGTCTTCGACCGCGTCGCCGCCCGCGGCAAGCGCCTGGCCGTCGCCGCCGGGACGGCCGTGCGCTTCGAGCCCGGCATCCCCGTCGAGGTCGAGCTCGTGCCGCTGGGCGGCGCGCGGATCGTGGCGGGGCTGCGCGGAGAGACCGGAGGTGCTCTCGATGGCTGA
- a CDS encoding urease subunit alpha has translation MAELSRAVYADLFGPTTGDRIRLADTDLLIEVERDLSGGADGSGDEVVFGGGKVIRESMGQARATRAEGTPDTVITGAVVLDHWGVVKADIGIRDGRIAALGKAGNPDTMDGVHPDLVIGPETEVIAGNGRIVTAGAVDAHVHFISPTIVDEALASGITTLVGGGTGPAEGTKATTITPGPWHLARMFAALEHYPVNIGLLGKGNTVSHEAMLSQLRGGAVGFKIHEDWGATPAAIDACLTVCEATGAQLAVHTDTLNEAGFVEDTLAAIAGRGIHAYHTEGAGGGHAPDIMTVVAHPNVLPSSTNPTRPHTVNTVEEHLDMLMVCHHLNPSVPEDLAFAESRIRPGTIAAEDVLHDLGAISIISSDSQAMGRVGEVVLRTWQTAHVMKRRRGALPGDGRADNLRARRYVAKYTINPAVAQGLDGEIGSVESGKLADLVLWDPAFFGVKPHLVLKGGQIAYAQMGDANASIPTPQPVLPRPMFGAIGGAPAANSFTFVTHTALEDGLAERLALGKRFLPIRDTRRVTKADMRENDAMPRVEVDPDTFTVRIDGDVVEPAPAVELPMAQRYFLF, from the coding sequence ATGGCTGAGCTCTCGCGTGCCGTCTACGCCGACCTGTTCGGGCCGACCACCGGGGACCGTATACGGCTCGCCGACACCGACCTGCTGATCGAGGTCGAGCGGGACCTGTCGGGCGGCGCCGACGGCTCGGGCGACGAGGTCGTCTTCGGCGGCGGCAAGGTGATCCGCGAGTCGATGGGGCAGGCCCGCGCCACCCGGGCCGAGGGCACCCCCGACACGGTGATCACCGGCGCCGTCGTCCTGGACCACTGGGGCGTGGTCAAGGCCGACATCGGCATCCGCGACGGGCGGATCGCGGCGCTGGGCAAGGCCGGCAACCCCGACACCATGGACGGCGTCCACCCGGACCTCGTCATCGGACCCGAGACGGAGGTCATCGCCGGCAACGGCAGGATCGTCACCGCCGGGGCCGTCGACGCGCACGTCCACTTCATCTCCCCGACGATCGTGGACGAGGCGCTGGCCTCCGGCATCACCACGCTCGTCGGCGGCGGCACCGGTCCCGCCGAGGGCACCAAGGCCACCACCATCACGCCGGGGCCCTGGCACCTGGCGCGGATGTTCGCGGCGCTGGAGCACTACCCGGTCAACATCGGCCTGCTCGGCAAGGGCAACACCGTCTCCCACGAGGCGATGCTCTCCCAGTTGCGGGGCGGGGCCGTCGGCTTCAAGATCCACGAGGACTGGGGCGCCACCCCGGCCGCCATCGACGCCTGCCTGACGGTGTGCGAGGCGACCGGCGCCCAGCTCGCCGTCCACACCGACACCCTCAACGAGGCCGGTTTCGTCGAGGACACCCTCGCCGCCATCGCCGGCCGGGGCATCCACGCGTACCACACCGAGGGCGCGGGCGGCGGGCACGCGCCGGACATCATGACCGTCGTCGCCCACCCCAACGTCCTGCCGTCCTCGACCAACCCGACCCGGCCGCACACCGTCAACACCGTCGAGGAGCACCTCGACATGCTGATGGTCTGCCACCACCTCAACCCCTCCGTGCCCGAGGACCTCGCCTTCGCCGAGTCGCGGATCAGGCCCGGCACGATCGCGGCCGAGGACGTCCTGCACGACCTGGGGGCGATCTCGATCATCTCCTCGGACTCGCAGGCCATGGGGCGGGTCGGCGAGGTCGTCCTGCGCACCTGGCAGACCGCGCACGTCATGAAGCGGCGGCGCGGCGCCCTGCCCGGCGACGGACGGGCCGACAACCTGCGCGCACGTCGATATGTCGCCAAGTACACCATCAACCCCGCCGTCGCCCAGGGCCTCGACGGCGAGATCGGCTCGGTCGAGAGCGGCAAGCTCGCCGACCTGGTGCTGTGGGACCCGGCGTTCTTCGGCGTCAAACCGCACCTCGTGCTCAAGGGCGGCCAGATCGCCTACGCGCAGATGGGCGACGCCAACGCCTCCATCCCGACCCCGCAGCCGGTCCTGCCCCGCCCGATGTTCGGCGCGATCGGCGGCGCTCCCGCCGCCAACTCCTTCACCTTCGTGACGCACACCGCCCTCGAGGACGGCCTCGCCGAACGCCTCGCCCTCGGCAAGCGGTTCCTCCCGATCCGCGACACCCGGCGCGTCACCAAGGCGGACATGCGCGAGAACGACGCCATGCCGCGCGTCGAGGTCGACCCCGACACCTTCACCGTCCGCATCGACGGAGACGTCGTCGAACCCGCCCCGGCCGTGGAACTCCCCATGGCACAGCGGTACTTCCTGTTCTGA
- a CDS encoding urease accessory protein UreF, which produces MNRAALLLLADGRFPAGGHAHSGGAEAAVTAGRITGPGTLEEFCRGRLHTTGLVAAALAAAAAAGADPLALDEAADARTPSPALRQTARRLGRQMTRAARAAWPSPALDALAAARPRGAHQPVVLGVTARAAGLTPLDAAHAAAYEAVTGPATAAVRLLSLDPFAVTAVLARLAPDLDEVAARAADAAHRCLTEGTDALPAASAPLLDVYAEAHAGWPVRLFAS; this is translated from the coding sequence ATGAACCGCGCCGCACTGCTGCTGCTCGCCGACGGCCGCTTCCCCGCCGGGGGCCACGCCCACTCCGGAGGGGCCGAGGCGGCCGTCACGGCGGGCCGGATCACCGGCCCCGGCACGCTCGAGGAGTTCTGCCGGGGCAGGCTGCACACCACGGGCCTGGTGGCCGCGGCGCTCGCCGCCGCGGCCGCCGCGGGCGCCGACCCGCTCGCGCTGGACGAGGCCGCCGACGCCCGTACCCCCTCGCCCGCGCTGCGGCAGACCGCCCGCCGCCTCGGTCGCCAGATGACGCGGGCCGCCCGCGCCGCCTGGCCGTCACCCGCGCTCGACGCGCTCGCCGCCGCCCGGCCGCGGGGGGCCCACCAGCCCGTCGTGCTCGGCGTGACCGCCCGGGCCGCCGGCCTCACCCCGCTGGACGCCGCCCACGCGGCGGCGTACGAGGCCGTGACCGGCCCGGCCACCGCCGCCGTACGCCTGCTGAGCCTCGACCCGTTCGCGGTGACCGCCGTCCTGGCCCGGCTCGCCCCGGACCTGGACGAGGTCGCCGCTCGGGCCGCCGACGCCGCCCACCGCTGCCTCACCGAGGGCACCGACGCCCTGCCGGCCGCCTCCGCGCCGCTGCTCGACGTGTACGCCGAGGCCCACGCCGGATGGCCCGTCCGCCTCTTCGCCTCCTAG
- the ureG gene encoding urease accessory protein UreG produces MHLDHDHTVFPQRHTWATPTARPDGSRRALRIGLGGPVGSGKTATVAALCRALREELSIAVVTNDIYTREDADFLLRKAVLPPERIAAVETGACPHTAIRDDISANLEAVEDLEDTVGPLDLVLVESGGDNLTATFSKGLVDAQVFVIDVAGGDDIPRKGGPGVTTADLLVVNKTDLAPYVGSDLGRMARDAKRQRGDLPVVFTSLVAENGVAPIAEWIRTRLAAWAAVPA; encoded by the coding sequence ATGCACCTCGACCACGACCACACCGTCTTCCCGCAACGGCACACCTGGGCCACCCCCACGGCCCGCCCCGACGGCAGCCGCCGCGCCCTGCGCATCGGCCTCGGCGGCCCGGTCGGCTCGGGCAAGACCGCCACCGTGGCCGCGCTGTGCCGCGCGCTGCGCGAGGAGTTGTCCATCGCCGTCGTCACCAACGACATCTACACCCGCGAGGACGCCGACTTCCTGCTGCGCAAAGCCGTCCTGCCGCCCGAGCGGATCGCCGCGGTCGAGACCGGCGCGTGCCCGCACACCGCAATCCGCGACGACATCTCGGCCAACCTCGAGGCCGTCGAGGACCTGGAGGACACCGTCGGGCCGCTCGACCTCGTCCTGGTGGAGTCCGGCGGCGACAACCTCACCGCCACCTTCTCCAAGGGCCTGGTCGACGCCCAGGTCTTCGTGATCGACGTGGCCGGCGGCGACGACATCCCGCGCAAGGGCGGCCCCGGGGTCACCACCGCGGACCTGCTGGTCGTCAACAAGACCGACCTCGCCCCGTACGTCGGCTCGGACCTCGGCCGCATGGCGCGCGACGCCAAGCGGCAGCGCGGCGACCTGCCGGTGGTCTTCACCTCCCTCGTCGCCGAGAACGGCGTCGCCCCCATCGCCGAGTGGATCCGTACGCGGCTGGCGGCCTGGGCAGCGGTCCCCGCGTGA
- a CDS encoding urease accessory protein UreD: MDPYAAGGLGSGPRVSGVHATARITAVPDGRGGTALPELTGEGPLALRRTRSADERAARVTVVGAMSAPLGGDRLAVHVTARPGAVLHVDAAAATVSLPGRGGEQARYDVRLTVGEDAVLHWLPEPLIAAQGSDLLMTTTAELAPGARLVLREEQILGRAGERPGRLTTRLTVRIGGRPLLDQELSFGPGAAGWAGPAVLHTHRAAGQLLVVDPAFTDKPVEARVPVRDAERGEAVLTPLAGPAALLTALAPDGLCLRRILSASVAP; encoded by the coding sequence GTGGATCCGTACGCGGCTGGCGGCCTGGGCAGCGGTCCCCGCGTGAGCGGCGTCCACGCCACCGCCCGGATCACCGCCGTCCCGGACGGCCGCGGCGGCACAGCGCTGCCCGAACTCACCGGCGAGGGGCCGCTCGCGCTGCGCCGTACGCGCTCCGCCGACGAACGGGCGGCCCGGGTGACGGTCGTCGGCGCCATGAGCGCGCCGCTCGGCGGCGACCGGCTGGCCGTGCACGTCACCGCCCGGCCCGGCGCCGTGCTCCACGTGGACGCGGCGGCGGCCACCGTGTCGCTGCCCGGCCGGGGCGGGGAGCAGGCGCGGTACGACGTACGGCTCACCGTCGGCGAGGACGCCGTGCTGCACTGGCTGCCGGAGCCGCTGATCGCCGCGCAGGGCAGCGACCTGCTGATGACCACGACGGCCGAACTCGCCCCGGGCGCCCGCCTCGTGCTGCGCGAGGAGCAGATCCTCGGCCGGGCGGGGGAGCGGCCGGGCCGGCTCACCACCCGCCTCACGGTACGGATCGGCGGCCGTCCGCTGCTGGACCAGGAGCTCTCCTTCGGGCCGGGCGCGGCGGGCTGGGCCGGGCCCGCCGTCCTGCACACGCACCGGGCGGCGGGCCAACTGCTGGTCGTGGACCCCGCGTTCACGGACAAGCCGGTGGAGGCACGAGTGCCGGTGCGGGACGCCGAACGGGGCGAGGCCGTGCTGACCCCGCTCGCCGGTCCCGCCGCGCTGCTGACCGCCCTCGCCCCGGACGGGCTGTGCCTGCGCCGCATCCTGTCGGCTAGCGTGGCCCCGTGA
- a CDS encoding type II toxin-antitoxin system PemK/MazF family toxin yields MTSIDTENPGRHGPSATTEAQPEQVGPVRTEYAPAHDGDPDPGEIVWTWVPYEENDGRGKDRPVLVVARERTDTLLAVQLSSKEHNDDREWVAIGSGPWDKSGRPSWVNVDRVLRVHPDGMRREACALDRGRFNIVVNRLKELYRWR; encoded by the coding sequence GTGACGTCGATAGACACCGAGAATCCGGGCCGCCACGGCCCCAGCGCGACCACCGAGGCCCAGCCGGAGCAGGTCGGCCCCGTCCGCACCGAGTACGCACCCGCCCACGACGGCGACCCCGACCCGGGCGAGATCGTCTGGACGTGGGTGCCCTACGAGGAGAACGACGGCCGCGGCAAGGACCGCCCGGTCCTCGTCGTCGCGCGCGAGCGGACCGACACGCTGCTCGCCGTGCAGCTGTCCAGCAAGGAGCACAACGACGACCGCGAGTGGGTCGCCATCGGCTCCGGCCCGTGGGACAAGTCCGGCCGCCCGTCCTGGGTGAACGTCGACCGCGTGCTGCGCGTCCACCCCGACGGCATGCGCCGCGAGGCCTGCGCGCTGGACCGGGGCCGCTTCAACATCGTCGTGAACCGGCTCAAGGAGCTGTACCGCTGGCGCTGA
- a CDS encoding antibiotic biosynthesis monooxygenase produces MDSTPKTRVVLRIRLHEGKGDQYAAAYDLVHQGIVTADGFISSQLCRSHADPDSWIVTSEWRSLDQYLAYLASEDFKARRVGLRECIVEHESTQYAVVADVKP; encoded by the coding sequence ATGGACAGCACACCGAAGACACGCGTCGTTCTGCGGATTCGGCTTCACGAGGGCAAGGGGGATCAGTATGCGGCGGCATACGACCTCGTGCACCAAGGCATCGTCACGGCAGACGGCTTCATCAGCTCGCAGCTGTGCCGGTCCCACGCGGACCCGGACAGCTGGATCGTGACCAGCGAGTGGCGGTCGCTCGACCAGTACCTCGCGTACTTGGCGAGCGAGGACTTCAAGGCGCGGCGGGTCGGGCTGCGCGAGTGCATCGTGGAGCACGAGTCGACGCAGTACGCGGTCGTCGCCGACGTGAAGCCGTGA
- a CDS encoding LysR family transcriptional regulator, which yields MDPHLLRTFAAVARHASFSAAARELGYTQSAVSQHIAALEADLGVDLLGRRPVVPTEAGTRLLEHTEPLLLRLAAARAAVVRAARSPSSRVVAGASPLAAGARTARALARLRELRPRARVTLRVLDRAEVVAGVAAGELDVGLVDGAAAPSDPLRLPEAGPLHAVRCAEEDLTVVLAEDHPLARRRGVRLTDLADALWVDAPAAALPPALLHPAAAGEGFRAGVRHEGPEVRTVLELVRSGLGLALLPRSAAEGAAGVAVVPLTAPRLVHRTEVLHRGGAAGAAAVLTGLLTGAPVP from the coding sequence ATGGATCCGCACCTGCTGCGCACGTTCGCCGCCGTGGCCCGCCACGCGTCCTTCTCGGCCGCCGCGCGCGAACTGGGCTACACCCAGTCCGCGGTCTCCCAGCACATCGCCGCGCTGGAGGCGGATCTCGGCGTGGACCTGCTGGGCAGGCGGCCGGTGGTGCCGACGGAGGCGGGGACCCGGCTGCTGGAGCACACCGAGCCGCTGCTGCTGCGGCTCGCGGCGGCACGCGCCGCGGTGGTGCGCGCGGCCCGCTCCCCCTCCTCCCGGGTCGTGGCCGGGGCCTCGCCCCTGGCGGCCGGTGCCCGGACGGCGAGGGCCCTGGCACGGCTGCGGGAACTGCGCCCGCGAGCCCGGGTGACGCTGCGGGTGCTGGACCGCGCGGAGGTCGTCGCCGGGGTGGCGGCGGGAGAGCTCGACGTCGGGCTGGTCGACGGCGCGGCGGCGCCCAGCGATCCGCTGCGGCTGCCCGAGGCCGGCCCGCTGCACGCGGTGCGCTGCGCCGAGGAGGACCTGACGGTGGTCCTGGCTGAGGATCATCCGCTGGCCCGCCGGCGGGGAGTGCGGCTGACGGACCTCGCGGACGCCCTGTGGGTGGACGCGCCGGCCGCCGCGCTGCCACCGGCGCTGCTGCATCCGGCGGCGGCCGGGGAGGGCTTCCGGGCGGGGGTGCGGCACGAGGGGCCCGAGGTCCGGACGGTGCTGGAACTCGTCAGGTCGGGACTCGGCCTGGCGCTGCTGCCGCGTTCCGCGGCCGAGGGGGCGGCCGGCGTCGCCGTGGTGCCGCTCACCGCGCCGCGGCTGGTCCACCGTACGGAGGTGCTGCACCGCGGCGGCGCGGCCGGGGCGGCAGCGGTGCTGACCGGCCTGCTGACCGGGGCCCCCGTCCCGTAG
- a CDS encoding alpha/beta hydrolase: MRRTAVLGLTAALIAGTVATAAPQTAVARSAPKAHGHSGAAEARGVRIAAAHAAKNGIDWAACPADWGIANPVQCGWVTVPVDYAKPSGKTIKIAVDRIGNTGTAAERQGALIYNPGGPGGSGMRFPLRVTTKNPIWAATAKAYDFVGFDPRGVGHSAPISCADPQEFVKAPKADPVPDDEADKRAQRKLAAEYAQGCKERTGAAMLAQMTTANTARDLDVIRAALGERKLNYLGVSYGTYLGAVYATLFPSHVRRMVVDSVVNPDRDQIWYRNNLDQDVAFEGRWNDWKAWVARYDSVYHIGNTPAKVQAKWEQLRAAAKAHPIGGVVGPAELLGLFQSAPYYDSSWAAVAGIWSAYLGGDTQALVDAAAPDLSDTAGNIASENGNAVYTAVECTDAKWPRDWRTWDRDNTRLHAKYPFLTWSNAWMNLPCATWGVPQQNPVEVRTGHGLPRVMIVQSTRDAATPYTGAVELHKRLKGSLMITEKGAGSHGVTGLVNPCINDRVTGYFVTGRLDRSDVTCAPHATPVPPTS, from the coding sequence GTGAGACGCACGGCCGTGCTCGGGCTGACCGCGGCCCTGATAGCCGGCACCGTCGCCACGGCGGCACCGCAGACCGCGGTCGCCCGCAGCGCGCCGAAGGCCCACGGACACAGCGGCGCCGCCGAGGCCCGCGGCGTACGGATCGCCGCCGCGCACGCCGCGAAGAATGGCATCGACTGGGCCGCGTGCCCGGCCGACTGGGGCATCGCGAACCCCGTCCAGTGCGGCTGGGTGACCGTGCCGGTCGACTACGCCAAGCCCTCCGGCAAGACGATCAAGATCGCCGTGGACCGCATCGGCAACACCGGCACCGCCGCCGAGCGCCAGGGCGCCCTCATCTACAACCCGGGCGGCCCCGGTGGTTCCGGCATGCGGTTCCCGCTCCGCGTGACGACCAAGAACCCGATCTGGGCGGCGACCGCCAAGGCCTACGACTTCGTCGGATTCGACCCGCGCGGCGTCGGCCATTCGGCGCCCATCTCCTGCGCCGACCCCCAGGAGTTCGTGAAGGCCCCCAAGGCCGACCCGGTCCCGGACGACGAGGCCGACAAGCGGGCGCAGCGCAAGCTGGCCGCCGAGTACGCGCAGGGCTGCAAGGAGCGCACCGGCGCCGCCATGCTCGCGCAGATGACGACGGCCAACACCGCCCGCGACCTCGACGTCATCCGTGCCGCCCTCGGCGAGCGGAAGCTCAACTACCTCGGTGTGTCCTACGGCACCTACCTCGGCGCCGTCTACGCCACGCTCTTCCCGTCGCACGTGCGCCGCATGGTCGTCGACAGCGTCGTCAACCCCGACCGCGACCAGATCTGGTACCGGAACAACCTCGACCAGGACGTCGCCTTCGAGGGCCGCTGGAACGACTGGAAGGCCTGGGTCGCCAGGTACGACTCCGTCTACCACATCGGCAACACCCCGGCGAAGGTCCAGGCGAAGTGGGAACAGTTGCGGGCCGCCGCCAAGGCGCACCCCATCGGCGGGGTCGTGGGCCCGGCCGAACTGCTCGGCCTCTTCCAGAGCGCGCCGTACTACGACTCGTCGTGGGCGGCCGTGGCCGGGATCTGGAGCGCCTACCTCGGGGGTGACACCCAGGCGCTGGTCGACGCCGCGGCGCCCGACCTGTCGGACACCGCGGGCAACATCGCCTCGGAGAACGGCAACGCGGTCTACACGGCGGTGGAGTGCACCGATGCCAAGTGGCCCCGTGACTGGCGCACCTGGGACCGCGACAACACCCGTCTGCACGCCAAGTACCCGTTCCTGACCTGGTCCAACGCGTGGATGAACCTGCCGTGCGCCACGTGGGGCGTCCCGCAGCAGAACCCCGTGGAGGTGCGGACCGGCCACGGCCTGCCGCGCGTCATGATCGTCCAGAGCACCCGTGACGCGGCGACCCCGTACACCGGCGCCGTGGAGCTGCACAAGCGGCTCAAGGGCTCGCTCATGATCACCGAGAAGGGCGCCGGTTCGCACGGCGTCACCGGCCTGGTCAACCCCTGCATCAACGACCGGGTCACCGGCTACTTCGTGACGGGCAGGCTCGACCGGTCCGACGTGACGTGCGCCCCGCACGCCACGCCGGTGCCGCCCACGAGCTGA
- a CDS encoding cupin domain-containing protein, which produces MSDKRNIDTVMDAVDQKWMPHVLAEVNDYDVKVANVEGDFAEHAHADTDEFFLVLAGRLHLELPDRTVTLGPHEVFTVPRGVPHRPRAEEGTRILMFEPRGTVNTGDGNEGTGTTGVRLG; this is translated from the coding sequence ATGAGCGACAAGCGCAACATCGACACCGTGATGGACGCCGTGGACCAGAAGTGGATGCCGCACGTCCTCGCCGAGGTCAACGACTACGACGTGAAGGTGGCCAACGTCGAGGGCGACTTCGCCGAGCACGCGCACGCGGACACCGACGAGTTCTTCCTCGTCCTCGCCGGACGTCTGCACCTGGAGTTGCCGGACCGTACGGTGACCCTCGGCCCGCACGAGGTGTTCACCGTGCCCCGCGGCGTCCCGCACCGCCCGCGCGCCGAGGAGGGCACCCGCATCCTGATGTTCGAGCCGCGCGGCACGGTCAACACCGGCGACGGCAACGAGGGCACGGGCACGACCGGGGTGCGGCTCGGATAG
- a CDS encoding TIGR02452 family protein, with protein sequence MSARLRALAKETEGLVATGRYRTARGVEVAIGEAVARAVRGTRMYGPGPVDPGPRTARTGPTSFEVTGEDSLQAARRLVRQAPGVPVAVLNFASARNPGGGYLNGAQAQEEAVCRASALYTTLLTARRFYDWHRADRSPFYSDRVIHSPAVPVFRDEHGVLLDEPFEAGFLTSAAPNAGVIARQDPGAADRVPAALTARAGRVLEVAAAHGYPCLVLGAWGCGVFRNDPAAVAAAFGEHLGPGGRFADRFGRVVFAVLDRRADSPTRAAFAAAFPG encoded by the coding sequence ATGAGTGCGCGGCTGCGGGCCCTCGCCAAGGAGACGGAAGGCCTCGTCGCGACCGGCCGTTACCGCACGGCACGCGGCGTGGAGGTGGCGATCGGGGAGGCCGTCGCGCGGGCCGTGCGGGGGACGCGGATGTACGGCCCCGGGCCCGTCGATCCCGGCCCCCGCACGGCGCGCACCGGGCCCACGTCCTTCGAGGTGACCGGAGAGGACAGCCTGCAGGCGGCGCGCCGCCTGGTGCGGCAGGCACCGGGAGTCCCGGTCGCCGTGCTGAACTTCGCCTCGGCGCGCAACCCCGGCGGCGGCTACCTCAACGGGGCGCAGGCCCAGGAGGAGGCGGTGTGCCGCGCGTCGGCGCTGTACACGACGCTGCTCACGGCGAGGCGGTTCTACGACTGGCACCGGGCCGACCGCAGCCCCTTCTACAGCGACCGGGTGATCCACTCCCCCGCCGTCCCGGTCTTCCGCGACGAGCACGGCGTCCTGCTGGACGAGCCCTTCGAGGCCGGCTTCCTCACCTCCGCCGCGCCGAACGCGGGGGTGATCGCCCGCCAGGATCCCGGCGCCGCGGACCGGGTGCCGGCCGCGCTGACGGCGCGGGCGGGCAGGGTGCTCGAGGTCGCCGCGGCGCACGGCTACCCCTGCCTGGTGCTGGGTGCCTGGGGCTGCGGGGTGTTCCGCAACGATCCGGCGGCGGTCGCGGCCGCCTTCGGCGAGCACCTCGGGCCGGGCGGCCGGTTCGCGGACCGCTTCGGCCGGGTCGTCTTCGCCGTACTGGACCGGCGCGCGGACTCGCCCACCCGGGCGGCCTTCGCCGCCGCCTTCCCCGGGTAG